The Spiroplasma citri genome has a segment encoding these proteins:
- the uvrB gene encoding excinuclease ABC subunit UvrB, producing the protein MFKLTSNYLPAGDQPRAIEKLTTNLFANKKHQVLLGATGTGKTFTMANVIENYQKPTLVMAHNKTLAMQLYVELKEMFPENRVEYFVSNFDFYQPEAYLPGKDLYINKDARQNMELDMMRLSAFNALTTRKDVIVVASVAAIYGAQDPNEYKKSFLQINRNQKISKKDLANFLVSSGYVRNDIELIPGTFSAKGDVIKIVPGWNVKTFIRIDLFGDEIDDLAYIDGITGDVTQRLSTLTIFPAQDYITSPERLVEAIKRIEAELKVRLVELEVAGKIVELQRLKQRTEYDLDLLRESGICSGIENYSRHLDLREEGEAPYTLIDFFGEDFLTIIDESHMSLPQIRAMYNTDRSRKETLVNYGFRLKSALDNRPLNFDEFNQKLKNVIYVSATPGDYELGLVNNQVVEQIIRPTGLLDPTVEVKSTVGQIDDIIEQVKIRRKKNERVFITTLTIRMSEDLTSYLQEQNVKVAYLHSELKTLERSQILLDLRKGVYDCIVGVNLIREGIDIPEVSLICILDADKQGFLRNERSLIQTIGRAARNAAGHVILYADTVSESMEKAMQETARRRQIQEAYNLKYHITPTTIIKNIRDYTNIKRQDDKLHKIKNKKSKEYKTAKEGLLQDLRKEMYEASKKLDFERAAELRDIIIEIEAE; encoded by the coding sequence ATGTTTAAATTAACATCTAATTATTTACCAGCTGGTGATCAACCGCGGGCAATTGAAAAATTAACTACCAATTTATTCGCAAACAAAAAGCATCAAGTTTTGTTAGGAGCAACCGGAACTGGAAAAACATTTACAATGGCAAATGTTATTGAAAATTATCAGAAGCCAACATTGGTGATGGCTCATAATAAAACATTAGCAATGCAACTATATGTTGAGTTAAAAGAAATGTTTCCAGAAAATCGTGTTGAGTATTTTGTTTCAAACTTTGATTTTTATCAACCAGAAGCTTATTTACCAGGAAAAGATTTATATATTAATAAAGATGCTCGCCAAAATATGGAATTAGACATGATGCGGTTAAGTGCTTTTAATGCTTTAACAACTCGAAAAGATGTTATTGTCGTAGCTTCTGTTGCTGCCATTTATGGGGCACAAGATCCAAATGAATATAAAAAATCTTTTTTACAAATTAATCGTAATCAAAAAATTAGTAAAAAAGATTTAGCCAATTTTTTAGTATCATCAGGATATGTTCGTAATGATATTGAATTAATTCCAGGTACTTTTAGTGCTAAAGGTGATGTGATTAAAATTGTTCCAGGCTGAAATGTTAAAACATTTATTCGAATTGATTTGTTTGGTGATGAAATTGATGATTTAGCTTATATTGATGGAATCACTGGTGATGTTACACAGCGGTTATCAACATTAACAATTTTTCCAGCGCAAGATTATATTACTTCTCCAGAACGATTAGTTGAAGCAATTAAACGCATTGAAGCAGAGTTAAAGGTTCGCTTAGTTGAATTAGAAGTGGCTGGAAAAATTGTTGAGTTACAACGTTTAAAACAACGTACGGAATATGATTTAGATTTACTCCGTGAAAGTGGGATATGTTCTGGAATTGAAAATTATTCACGACATTTAGATTTACGAGAAGAAGGTGAAGCTCCTTATACTTTGATTGATTTTTTTGGCGAAGATTTTTTAACTATTATTGATGAATCACATATGTCATTACCGCAAATTCGAGCAATGTATAACACAGATCGAAGTCGAAAAGAAACATTAGTAAATTATGGTTTTCGTTTAAAAAGTGCATTAGATAATCGCCCCCTAAATTTTGATGAATTTAATCAAAAATTAAAAAATGTTATTTATGTTTCAGCAACGCCGGGGGATTATGAATTAGGTTTAGTGAATAACCAAGTGGTTGAACAAATTATTCGTCCAACAGGGTTATTAGATCCAACAGTAGAAGTAAAATCAACAGTAGGACAAATTGATGATATTATTGAGCAAGTAAAAATACGCCGCAAAAAAAATGAACGTGTTTTTATTACTACTTTAACAATTCGTATGTCAGAAGATTTAACAAGTTATTTACAAGAACAAAATGTTAAAGTTGCATATTTGCATAGTGAATTAAAAACTTTAGAACGTAGTCAAATCTTATTGGATTTACGAAAAGGAGTATATGATTGCATTGTTGGTGTTAACTTAATTCGTGAAGGGATTGATATTCCAGAAGTATCATTAATTTGTATTCTTGATGCTGATAAGCAAGGATTTTTACGAAATGAACGAAGTTTAATTCAAACAATTGGACGTGCTGCAAGGAATGCTGCTGGACATGTTATTTTATATGCTGATACTGTTTCTGAATCAATGGAAAAAGCAATGCAAGAAACTGCTCGTCGACGTCAAATTCAAGAGGCATATAATTTGAAATATCATATTACTCCAACGACAATTATTAAGAATATTCGTGATTATACTAATATTAAACGGCAAGATGATAAATTACATAAAATTAAAAATAAAAAATCAAAAGAATATAAAACAGCTAAAGAAGGATTACTACAAGATTTACGAAAAGAAATGTATGAAGCAAGTAAAAAACTTGATTTTGAACGAGCTGCAGAATTACGCGATATTATTATTGAAATTGAAGCAGAATAA
- a CDS encoding lipoprotein, which yields MKKWLSIIGAIGLTTISTRTLISCNKENNNENGEGDNKPQQPPKDSNWKLITDYNWLKDNFDNKYYFVIWKQSYSKEWEIMKFKHNIRYDMKIESYIKNNSFKGLYRWDGDGEPQTPTIEKNTGEITDWKE from the coding sequence ATGAAAAAATGACTTAGCATAATAGGAGCAATCGGATTAACCACAATAAGTACAAGAACATTAATCAGTTGTAATAAAGAAAATAATAATGAAAACGGGGAAGGAGATAATAAACCACAACAACCACCAAAAGATAGTAATTGAAAATTAATTACTGATTATAATTGACTTAAAGATAATTTTGATAATAAATATTATTTTGTAATTTGGAAACAATCTTATAGTAAAGAATGAGAAATAATGAAATTTAAACATAATATACGTTATGATATGAAAATAGAAAGTTACATTAAAAATAATTCTTTTAAAGGTCTTTATCGTTGAGATGGTGATGGTGAACCACAAACACCAACTATTGAAAAAAACACCGGTGAAATTACTGACTGAAAAGAATAA
- the holA gene encoding DNA polymerase III subunit delta, giving the protein MFLIYGEDAFLIKMKKNKILKKINPDNEYDLQEYNYLEDSLPSILNDANTIPMFSEKRVIIVNDSYFLTEEKIKAKIDNKNHLTSLMEYLAAPNPSTFIIFICPVNKLSNRLKITKQMLALTSVLKAINLSYNELIKFIDDYITKNNGTINQNLIPKIVEYLPNNLYIIKNELEKLLLINSKITMDLIANNMTKYLDTDIFKLVDDLLKNDLNSFLINYHYLQERGLNSIALLALITNSVIFTRDIIVLSVLKKTPSQIAEILQIHPFRVKKISEHMHNFSINKANNIIQELFWIDYNIKKGIIRREISSDLYLIKLFDIN; this is encoded by the coding sequence ATGTTTTTAATATATGGAGAAGATGCTTTTTTAATTAAAATGAAAAAAAATAAGATTTTAAAAAAAATTAATCCTGATAATGAGTATGATTTACAAGAATATAATTATTTAGAAGACTCACTACCATCTATTTTGAATGATGCTAACACGATACCAATGTTTTCAGAAAAACGAGTAATAATAGTTAATGATAGTTACTTTCTTACAGAAGAAAAAATTAAGGCAAAAATAGATAATAAAAACCATTTAACAAGTTTAATGGAATATTTAGCAGCCCCAAATCCGAGTACTTTTATTATTTTTATTTGTCCAGTAAATAAGCTTAGTAATCGTTTAAAAATAACTAAGCAAATGCTAGCATTAACTAGTGTTTTAAAGGCAATAAATTTATCATATAATGAATTAATCAAGTTTATTGATGATTATATTACAAAGAATAATGGAACTATTAACCAAAATTTAATTCCTAAGATTGTTGAATATTTGCCAAATAATTTATATATTATTAAAAATGAATTAGAAAAATTGTTATTGATAAATTCAAAAATTACGATGGATTTAATTGCAAATAATATGACAAAATATTTAGATACAGATATTTTTAAATTAGTTGATGATTTACTAAAAAATGATTTAAATAGTTTTTTAATAAATTATCATTATTTACAAGAACGAGGTTTAAATAGTATTGCTTTATTAGCATTAATTACCAATAGTGTTATTTTTACAAGAGACATTATTGTTTTATCTGTTTTAAAGAAAACACCTTCACAAATTGCGGAAATTTTACAAATTCATCCTTTTCGAGTAAAAAAGATTTCAGAACATATGCATAATTTTAGTATTAATAAAGCAAATAATATTATTCAAGAATTATTTTGAATTGATTATAATATAAAAAAAGGTATAATAAGAAGAGAAATTAGTAGTGATTTGTATTTAATTAAATTATTTGATATAAATTAA
- the rpiB gene encoding ribose 5-phosphate isomerase B — protein sequence MKIVIGNDHTGIDMKKAIVKHLIEQKHEIINLGTDSIEAVDYSDIGQAVGERVIKEKNSVGIIICGTGIGISIAANKVKGIRAALCNETVLAKLAREHNNANVLALGARVIANQNAIWIVDMFLNTTFDSGRHALRVEKLNNL from the coding sequence ATGAAAATTGTGATTGGGAATGATCATACAGGGATTGATATGAAAAAAGCAATTGTTAAGCATTTAATTGAACAAAAACATGAAATTATTAATTTAGGCACAGATAGTATTGAAGCGGTTGATTATTCTGATATTGGCCAAGCTGTTGGTGAAAGAGTAATTAAAGAAAAAAATAGTGTTGGGATTATAATTTGTGGAACAGGAATTGGAATTTCAATTGCTGCAAATAAAGTAAAAGGAATTCGAGCAGCATTGTGTAATGAAACAGTGCTAGCAAAATTAGCACGCGAACATAATAATGCTAATGTTTTAGCATTGGGAGCTAGAGTTATTGCAAATCAAAATGCAATTTGAATTGTTGATATGTTTTTAAATACTACTTTTGATTCTGGACGTCATGCTCTTCGTGTTGAAAAACTTAATAACCTTTAG
- the rpsT gene encoding 30S ribosomal protein S20, which translates to MANIKSQIKRVKTNSKTNLANKSFKSSVKTAIKKAEIAITAQEANASELVNTAITLVDKAVTKGIYHANKAAHVKSRLMLKTH; encoded by the coding sequence ATGGCTAATATTAAATCACAAATTAAAAGAGTTAAAACAAATTCAAAAACTAACTTAGCAAATAAATCTTTTAAATCATCAGTAAAAACAGCAATAAAAAAAGCAGAAATCGCTATTACCGCACAAGAAGCAAACGCATCAGAATTAGTTAATACTGCAATTACTTTAGTTGATAAAGCAGTTACTAAAGGAATTTATCATGCTAATAAAGCTGCTCATGTTAAAAGCAGATTAATGCTTAAAACACATTAA
- the hprK gene encoding HPr(Ser) kinase/phosphatase has product MTKFIVKDIVDKFGYEVLAGADGINRPIKIYGLNRPGLELAGFDFEKNNSNRRVVLLSNKEQLFVNTLSETVKRERYEYILNENIPMIILTEKFTDKLLLEIAEKHSCPVVRASNITTSRLYQMVLEFFDEHFAPVTEEHASLINVFGKGILLKGKSGIGKSEITLELIKKNHLFVGDDRIIVQQRNNRLYGQSHEILKNLIEVRGLGILDLSKIYGLQVLLDESKIDLVIELIHLDDEQYKSIDRLGSKYKHIKILDTKVPIVTIPVTYGRNVSELVETAVSKLKLDEAGISSMQILQDCFKKYSK; this is encoded by the coding sequence ATGACAAAATTTATTGTAAAAGATATTGTTGATAAATTTGGCTATGAGGTTTTAGCTGGAGCCGATGGTATTAATCGACCTATTAAAATTTATGGTCTTAATCGACCAGGGTTAGAATTAGCTGGTTTTGATTTTGAAAAAAATAATAGTAATCGCCGGGTAGTTTTGTTATCAAATAAAGAGCAGTTATTTGTGAATACTTTAAGTGAAACAGTAAAAAGAGAACGCTATGAGTATATTTTAAATGAAAACATTCCGATGATTATTTTAACGGAAAAATTTACTGATAAATTATTATTAGAAATTGCGGAAAAACATAGTTGTCCAGTTGTTCGTGCAAGCAATATTACAACAAGCCGTTTATATCAAATGGTATTAGAATTTTTTGATGAGCATTTTGCACCAGTAACAGAAGAACATGCATCATTAATTAATGTTTTTGGAAAAGGAATTTTATTAAAAGGAAAATCGGGAATTGGGAAGTCAGAAATAACACTAGAATTAATTAAAAAAAATCATTTGTTTGTTGGTGATGATCGTATTATTGTTCAGCAACGAAATAATAGGTTATATGGCCAATCTCATGAAATATTAAAAAATTTAATTGAGGTTCGCGGTTTAGGAATTTTAGATTTAAGTAAAATTTATGGTTTACAAGTGCTATTAGATGAATCAAAAATTGATTTAGTAATTGAATTAATTCATTTAGATGATGAACAATATAAATCAATTGACCGATTAGGAAGTAAATATAAGCATATTAAAATTTTAGATACAAAAGTACCAATTGTAACAATTCCAGTTACATATGGGCGTAATGTTAGTGAATTAGTTGAGACAGCAGTTTCAAAATTAAAATTAGATGAAGCGGGAATTTCTTCAATGCAAATTTTACAAGATTGTTTTAAAAAATATTCAAAATAG
- a CDS encoding lipoprotein has translation MKKRLSFLGAITLLGTSTTSLVACNNIPQYNEDELQQLKQENQINTNFQEIKENLEWICPQEQPFNQVDNKWYFVVCRGNENDVWEIVKFKNDTEIYFNKWKKIKEFNNFDIVLCYTTFGNNLAKYKTAISGIYKPGITGFIDVWENINNYIKAVYRWNGDEQKLPDLIVDNNGNVKVNSE, from the coding sequence ATGAAAAAAAGATTAAGTTTTTTAGGAGCAATTACATTATTAGGAACAAGCACAACAAGTTTAGTTGCTTGTAATAATATACCACAATATAACGAAGATGAATTACAACAACTAAAACAAGAAAACCAAATAAATACAAATTTCCAAGAAATAAAAGAAAACTTAGAATGAATTTGCCCACAAGAACAACCTTTTAATCAAGTTGATAATAAATGATATTTTGTTGTGTGTCGTGGCAATGAAAATGATGTTTGAGAAATTGTTAAGTTTAAAAATGATACAGAAATATATTTTAATAAATGAAAAAAAATAAAAGAATTTAATAATTTTGATATTGTATTATGTTATACAACATTTGGAAATAATTTAGCAAAGTATAAAACTGCTATTTCTGGTATATATAAACCTGGAATTACTGGTTTTATAGATGTATGAGAAAATATTAATAATTACATTAAAGCAGTTTATCGTTGAAATGGTGATGAGCAAAAATTACCTGATTTAATTGTTGATAATAATGGCAATGTAAAAGTTAATAGTGAATAA
- a CDS encoding MFS transporter, translated as MFLGILLVFILPQNWSAMIFCTIVFGFGVSTNSLWYLSFNEIYLYRTNPFATVTLNLPIVIIANMVGANVLMFVKNFNKGELTSHYIIFGIITIVLIFSFVFCFFMPEIKTNIGALAPKILKHFSLFSWWKIIVILSLLFFIAILRQLSQGDFLNIILAQETWVLYHNKIMVEYYLHLVQEIWWFAQIIGAMFIYFFIRKIGIKNSLILALIIWSLYFVFVAIISIPEVLLICQLLNGFAMISLFGILFSMTMMWNYRIQNRPVTGYFSALNALATFLVQFLIRVFAHYQVGIFSNLNLDWNLPFVKNDLFLDSLKQVILYLSCAISCFILIAVVFFSAKFISGEYYNPNQVESKITELVGMVFDQQLDQKNVLKKYLQNKKEVT; from the coding sequence ATGTTTTTAGGAATTTTATTAGTTTTTATTTTACCGCAAAATTGAAGTGCTATGATTTTTTGCACGATTGTTTTTGGATTTGGTGTTTCAACAAATTCATTATGATATTTAAGTTTTAATGAGATTTATTTATATCGAACTAATCCTTTTGCAACAGTAACTTTAAATTTACCAATTGTCATAATAGCAAATATGGTTGGTGCTAATGTATTGATGTTTGTTAAAAATTTTAATAAGGGTGAATTAACTTCACATTATATTATTTTTGGAATAATTACTATTGTACTAATATTTTCGTTTGTTTTTTGCTTTTTTATGCCGGAAATTAAAACTAATATTGGTGCTCTTGCTCCGAAAATTTTAAAGCATTTTAGTTTATTTTCATGATGAAAAATTATTGTTATTCTTAGTTTATTATTTTTTATTGCTATTTTAAGACAATTAAGTCAAGGTGATTTTTTGAACATTATTTTAGCACAAGAAACTTGAGTACTTTATCACAATAAAATAATGGTGGAATACTATTTACATTTAGTTCAAGAAATTTGATGGTTTGCTCAAATTATTGGAGCAATGTTTATTTATTTTTTTATTAGAAAAATTGGAATTAAGAATTCATTAATTTTAGCATTAATAATTTGATCTTTATATTTTGTTTTTGTTGCTATAATTTCAATTCCTGAAGTTTTATTAATTTGTCAATTATTAAATGGCTTTGCAATGATATCTTTATTTGGAATTTTATTTTCAATGACAATGATGTGGAATTATCGGATTCAAAATCGACCTGTCACGGGTTACTTTTCAGCATTAAATGCTTTAGCAACATTTCTTGTACAGTTTTTAATTCGTGTTTTTGCGCACTATCAAGTTGGTATTTTTAGTAATTTAAATTTAGATTGAAATTTACCATTTGTTAAAAATGATTTATTTTTAGATTCATTAAAACAAGTTATTTTATATTTATCTTGTGCTATTAGTTGTTTTATTTTAATTGCTGTTGTTTTCTTTAGTGCTAAATTTATTAGTGGTGAATATTATAATCCAAACCAAGTTGAAAGTAAGATTACCGAATTAGTCGGAATGGTTTTTGACCAACAGCTTGACCAAAAAAATGTTTTAAAGAAATATTTACAAAACAAAAAAGAAGTTACATAA
- a CDS encoding pentapeptide repeat-containing protein yields MKTLYEMIKDLTGIDVEQNKINKYLENERLDLCGANLRCAYLQGAELEGADLMGANLQGADLMGANLQGAELEGADLRFANLKDIKITQQQLEQLTVIEEDK; encoded by the coding sequence ATGAAAACATTATACGAAATGATAAAAGATTTAACAGGAATTGATGTTGAACAAAATAAAATTAATAAATATTTAGAAAACGAACGATTAGATTTATGCGGCGCTAATTTACGTTGTGCTTATTTACAAGGTGCTGAATTAGAGGGTGCTGATTTAATGGGTGCTAATTTACAAGGTGCTGATTTAATGGGTGCTAATTTACAAGGTGCTGAATTAGAGGGTGCTGATTTACGATTTGCTAATTTAAAAGATATTAAAATAACACAACAACAATTAGAACAATTAACTGTTATTGAGGAGGATAAATAA
- a CDS encoding ribose-phosphate diphosphokinase, translating into MEEKSFSIYGLSAGIKLADEICKILGVTRQGMETVRFADGEILVRAMNSVRGKDVYIIQSTSWPVNENLMELLIAIDALKRGSAQSINVIIPYFGYARQDRKARGRQPITCKLVANMLTTAGTTRVMTVDLHSPQSMGFFDVPVDDLRSTQELVRTIVRKIEEDHLKEEVTIVSPDHGGLVRARDVANRLGNLAGNIAVIDKRRPKPNVSEVQFILGDVKDRICFIVDDMIDTAGTICNAAKALKQHGAKAVYLLACHGVFSPPAKERLTELINDGTVKKVIVTNTIDINQDRLFVGLEIISIADLISQMIKAMIEKRSLSDVYSKCNEQIKKIIEKIKK; encoded by the coding sequence ATGGAAGAAAAAAGTTTTAGTATATATGGCCTGTCTGCTGGAATAAAATTAGCAGATGAAATTTGTAAAATTTTAGGTGTAACAAGACAAGGAATGGAAACTGTTCGTTTTGCTGATGGTGAAATTTTGGTGCGCGCAATGAATTCAGTACGGGGGAAAGATGTTTATATTATTCAGTCAACATCTTGACCAGTTAATGAAAATTTAATGGAATTATTAATTGCGATTGATGCTCTAAAGCGTGGTAGTGCACAAAGCATTAATGTGATCATTCCTTATTTTGGATATGCTCGTCAAGACCGAAAAGCACGCGGTCGTCAACCAATTACATGTAAATTAGTGGCAAATATGTTAACAACAGCGGGGACAACAAGAGTAATGACTGTTGATTTACATTCACCACAATCAATGGGATTTTTTGATGTTCCAGTTGATGATTTACGTTCAACACAAGAATTAGTAAGAACAATTGTTCGAAAAATTGAAGAAGATCATCTTAAAGAAGAAGTAACAATTGTTTCTCCAGATCATGGTGGATTAGTAAGGGCACGAGATGTGGCTAATCGTTTAGGGAATTTGGCTGGGAATATTGCAGTAATTGATAAGCGCCGTCCAAAACCAAATGTTAGTGAAGTTCAATTTATTTTAGGAGATGTTAAAGACCGTATTTGTTTTATTGTTGATGATATGATTGATACGGCTGGAACAATTTGTAATGCAGCAAAAGCGTTAAAACAGCATGGGGCAAAAGCAGTTTATTTATTAGCATGTCATGGGGTATTTTCACCCCCAGCAAAAGAACGTTTAACAGAACTTATTAATGATGGGACAGTTAAAAAAGTTATTGTTACAAATACAATTGATATTAATCAAGACCGATTATTTGTTGGGCTAGAAATCATTTCCATTGCTGATTTAATTTCACAAATGATTAAAGCAATGATTGAAAAACGTAGTTTATCGGATGTTTATTCAAAATGTAATGAACAAATAAAAAAAATAATTGAGAAAATAAAAAAGTAA
- a CDS encoding Mbov_0401 family ICE element transposase-like protein, with protein MNINNIINGENFFNKTYEDLNRYAVGEIAYRLENIDDFIFQNYKNDDKFKHYRVKEIRTKTLITLKGKITFRRRRYYKINPITEKEEYIFILDKFLGIKKWQRLGNDVKERILLFLSDDKKYRDILDALEQAKISLMTISNTIKNTTTNDKYYINNTNIKINVPHTLYIQVDGTFLKIEYDRKRIKKHTLLSTVHTGYDQEKSTEKRHIIANKLGVYEIDNIPIYISKKTKLTRFVVKLILLIISNYNIQDDTEIMILGDGANWIKGVKKDIANRFPNNKVHYTIDKFHLVKRFKDLLPHRRIIKENKETFKQVVDYFYNGKYYELLQCLKESKSFIPSSKKFLRETINLIKNNEEGIKNQTLWNNIGCHMEGDVSHYGKGAFSKKGIYSEKTVRNKLNTSMLKLRNNIKDFKQPEKPPENNSILYNNFNKTEQQNLHLY; from the coding sequence ATGAATATTAATAATATTATTAATGGGGAAAACTTTTTTAATAAAACATATGAAGATTTGAATAGATATGCTGTTGGAGAAATTGCATATAGGTTAGAAAATATAGATGATTTTATTTTTCAAAATTATAAAAATGATGATAAATTTAAACATTATCGAGTAAAAGAAATAAGAACAAAAACATTAATTACTTTAAAAGGTAAAATAACATTTCGCAGACGACGATATTATAAAATTAATCCAATAACAGAGAAAGAAGAATATATTTTTATTTTAGATAAATTTTTAGGAATTAAAAAATGACAAAGACTGGGGAATGACGTCAAAGAAAGAATTTTATTGTTTTTAAGTGATGATAAAAAATACCGTGATATTTTAGATGCCTTAGAACAAGCAAAAATTAGTTTAATGACAATTTCAAATACAATAAAAAACACAACAACAAACGACAAATATTATATTAATAATACCAATATCAAAATAAATGTTCCACATACTTTATATATTCAAGTGGATGGAACTTTTCTTAAAATAGAATACGATAGAAAAAGGATTAAAAAACACACCTTATTATCTACTGTTCATACTGGTTATGATCAAGAAAAATCAACCGAAAAAAGACATATAATTGCAAATAAGTTAGGTGTTTACGAAATAGATAATATTCCAATTTATATTTCTAAAAAAACAAAATTAACCCGTTTTGTTGTTAAATTAATACTTTTGATAATAAGTAATTATAATATTCAAGATGATACTGAAATTATGATTTTAGGTGATGGAGCAAATTGAATTAAAGGGGTTAAAAAAGATATTGCAAATCGTTTTCCTAATAACAAAGTTCATTATACAATAGACAAATTTCATTTAGTAAAAAGATTTAAGGATTTATTACCCCACCGAAGAATAATTAAAGAAAATAAAGAAACTTTTAAACAAGTTGTTGATTATTTTTATAATGGAAAATATTATGAATTATTACAATGTTTAAAAGAAAGTAAGTCATTTATTCCTAGTTCTAAAAAGTTTTTAAGAGAAACAATTAACTTAATTAAAAATAACGAAGAGGGTATTAAAAATCAAACATTATGAAATAATATTGGGTGTCATATGGAGGGCGATGTCTCCCATTATGGTAAGGGCGCATTTTCTAAAAAAGGAATTTATAGCGAAAAAACTGTTAGAAATAAATTGAATACTAGTATGCTAAAATTAAGAAATAATATTAAGGATTTTAAACAACCAGAAAAACCACCAGAAAATAATAGTATTTTATATAATAATTTTAATAAAACCGAACAACAAAACTTACATCTTTATTAA
- a CDS encoding NifU family protein — protein MTQTNQAKDIIDNLRPYINQDGGDIEFVEVKNNIVYVRLAGACVGCGLIDSTIKDGVEQIVKQEMPDIIAVEVIM, from the coding sequence ATGACACAAACAAATCAAGCAAAAGATATTATTGATAATCTACGACCTTATATCAACCAAGATGGTGGAGATATTGAATTTGTTGAAGTTAAAAATAATATTGTTTATGTTCGTTTAGCAGGAGCATGCGTTGGTTGTGGATTAATTGATTCAACAATTAAAGATGGTGTTGAACAAATTGTTAAACAAGAAATGCCGGATATTATCGCAGTAGAAGTTATTATGTAA